The Salmo trutta chromosome 27, fSalTru1.1, whole genome shotgun sequence genome includes the window TTTCGTCGCTCAGCTCACTTTAAGCGAGGATTTGGTGAAAAACAACCTATAGAGCATGCGCAGAACTTTATCTGCCCTCACCTTCCGCCTAATGAAACAGGGAAGAGAGCTGAGGCAGTGAGCCAAATAACAAGTTTGGTTAAACAGCTGATAGTATTGCAAGAGCAGGCAAGCATCCAGTGTAAATAATTCGAGTTTAATGTCCACCCTATAAAATATGTGATTAGCTTGATTAAATAACCTCTTACCAAACAAACCTGTCACTATGTTGGTGGGCCTATAATACAATACTGGCCTAGCCTACTCCCTCATATAGGCTAATTAATTTAAAATCCGGAGTATGTGTATATGACAAACATATTGTTTATTAATACATCTTACACATGACATAGCCTAGGCTACAGCGCATCTTAGTAACATCATACGCTATTATGTAGGGACTACACCTGTGCACAACTAAATCTATGAATAGGCCTAAACCTGTCGCTAGTGGACTCTACAGCGTTTCAAATGTAACAATTTgatcacattaaaataaaaaaaaatagctaCACAAAGACGGGCTTGGTTTGAGTCAAACGATGATCTGGTGGCATTGCAGACTTTGACGCACGAGACGCCATCTCGTGGATATCGTTGTCAATGGGCGCAAGCTCGCAGACATGACAGGACACCTGTTGCATGTTGGCCACATATACCAATTTCAAGAGGCCGAGGTGGCACAATGCATATTTAGAAAATCCCTAACTTATAAATAACATAAGCACGGATAATTAAAGTACAATTTTAAATGATGGAGGCGCCGACCATGATTATACTGCCAGAAAACATTGTATGATTAAACTTCTTGTGGATACTGAAAACGAGTGGTCCTGACCTGAACGAATGCTGTATAAATAAGCAGATCGTCAATCGCGATACATTGTATGATGATGATCATCATGAATGGTACCATGTTGCTGTCATGAATACAGTGTCGTGGAAAAGTAGACCTCTGTCTCCATCTTCTGTTTAAGGGAAGTCAACATATTATGAGCCGCTCCATACTGCATATTACCCCTTTTTTTTCTTGCAGAACACATTTTGAGCAACTGGGCCACCATAGGTACTTTAGTAACTGGAAGTGGTGAACGTGTGGTTATCTACTCGAACAGGTGAAAGTATGTTTTTaaggatatttttttaaataattattttcCCCTCGGTACAAGGGGTACAATATTTTAATAATCTGATTTCAAAATTATAAAAGCATTTTAGTTTGCCATACATACGAGCTACATCGTTGGTATGGATGCAATGTAGCTAATATGCTATCCAGCTAGAActattatatatatatctatatgacTGAGTTAGCTAGGCAACGACATTCGATGCTTTCTTTTGAACCAAGCTAATCGACGGACACTGTTTATTtcggtagttagctagctagatctcCAATTATCTAATGCCCACTCCCCTCTGTGCCGTGTCGTATTATTAACGTTACACGTTGAAACGGTGTAAAccaactagctagttagcagacATATTACTCGCACAACGTTGAAACCCAGTTGGTTAGCtaagctacctaacgttagttggctagctaaactGAAGAGAAGTGCCAGTGCGGGACAGGTAAGCCAGCAACAAGCTAGCCAGCTGTCCTTTTGAGTGACATGATAATGTCATGtaagttagctaactaacgttagctactagCAATAAACTCATTTGCatccagctagctagccagtcacTGAAGCCAGACTCAAGTGTTACGACTTAGCTTACTCACCATAAGGTAGGGTCATAGCTACAGGTTATATGCCAGATAATGTGATTAACAAAATATATGTGGTGTCCCATTACTGGGCGTTACAGGAAGGTTCCATACAAACCGTCGCCATAGATTTTTCAACTAATATGTCCTGTTGgcgacagtggtggaaaaagtacccaattgtcatgttgagtaaaagtaaagatatgtATACatcttcttcgggatcggtgtcccttccacgggacagttgagctaacgtaggctaatgcaattagcatgaggttgtaagtaacaagaacatttgccaggacatagacatatctgttattggcagaaagcttatattcttgttaatttaactgcactgtccaatttacagtagctattatagtgaaagaataccatgctattgttttttaatatacatttgattttaccttttatttaactaggcaagttagataaaaacaaattcttattttcaatgacggcctaggaacagtgggttgactgccttgttcaggagcagaacaacagatttttaccttgtctgcgtggggattcgatcttgcaaaatgttggttactagtccaacactctaaccactaggctacctgccgcctcaccCCGCTTGAGGaaagtgcacaattttgaacgttaaaagttattaataaacaaattaggcacatttgggcagtcttggtacaacattttgaacataaatataatggttcattggatcagtctaaaacgttgcgcatacactgctgccatctaatggccacaatctaaattgcacctgggctggaataatacattgtggcctttctcttgcgtttcaaagatgatggtaccaaaaaatagaaaataatgttttttttctttctatgtATTATCTTTTCCAGATCTATTGTGTTCTCCTAcattccacaaacttcaaagtgtttcctttcaaatgctacaggcagttagatttgggtatgtcattttaggcgaaaattgaaaaagggGGCGGATCCTTAAATAGAAAATTactaaagtgaaagtcacccagtaaaatactacttgagtaaatgtctaaaagtatttggttttaaatatacctaagtatcaaaagtaaatgtaattgctaaaatatacttaagtatcaaatgtaaaactatttaaaattccttatattaagcaaaccagacagcccCTGGatatctgtaaataaataaataaaaacaagaaaatggtcctATCTCCAACACtcggacatcatttacaaatgaagcatttgtgtttagtgagtccgccagatcagaagcagtagggatgaccaaggatgttctcttgataagtgtgaatttgacaattttcctggcctgctaagcattcaaaatgtatggagtaaaaagtacaatattttctttaggaatgtagtgaagtaaaagttgtcaaaaatataaatagtaaagtacagataccacccaaaactacttaagtactacttaaaattatttttacttaataCTTTACGCCACTGCTTGGACGATACTTTCTTTGTTCTTGATTCTGTGAAAAAAAGTAGCTTAAAAATGTTTGTTTCCATTTGCAGGTGGTTCTACAAAAACCTGCGAAAACTCAATGTTTTGTACCAGAGAAGAAGGTTCCTTGCCATCTTAGCTGCCAGGCATCTAGCATTTCCCAGCATCTTTGCAGGAACTAGTCTTGTAGATGACAGTGCAACCGAAACTAAGATCTACACACATGCAAGAGGCATATTTCGTTTTGATACAAAATATAGATGTAATATCTTTCTGAATTTTTGTAGAACCACCTACAACTGGAAACGGACATTTCTAAGATATTTTCTTCATTTTCAATTCGGTGAAAAAAGTATCAGCAAGAACAGGTTAGTTGAAAAATCTATGGCGGTTTGTATGGAGCTTTCCTGTAACGCCCAGTAACGGACACCAAAAATCTCTGCTTATATCACATTATCTGGCATGCTATTTGTAGCTAACTCATACTAGGCCACATGGCAAAAGTGcatttttttttcaataaagATCAGAAATAGGCAATCTAGCCTATTGTAGAACTAGGCATTCACATTTGTGTTCGTTTTTCATATTATTTTCTTTTGATTTATTGCTAGAGTTTTACTGGAGAAGTTTAGATTTGAATGGTTTTGTCGCTAAGCCTAATTTGATGTGCATGTTTTCTTCCTGTGTGTATCTTATTGGGTTTAGGTTGTGCACAGGTCAGCAGATGGCGTCAGCAATGATCTCCGTCCACACCACAGCCTCTCGCTTTGCCCTGCTCCAGGTCGACTCTGATTCGGACTCCGATTCAGAGTCGGGAAGGACTAAAGGCGGACGGGACTCTGGAAAGGCTCGGCCCGGGAAGACAACCGGGGGGAAATCCACCGCAAGCAACGACAAGAAGAAGgaaaagaggaagaagaagaaagagCAGCAACAGAGCGAGGCCAATGAGGTGATTGGCAGAGGCATTTCAACTCCCTAGTCAACACCATTTCTGGTGGTCTCATTGTCGGTTCTCAAAGGTTTCACTTTCACTAATTTACCTGAGCTTGAGGACTGATAATGACTCCTGTCTCCTGTCCCCAGTTAAGAAATCTTGCCTTTAAGAAGCTCCCTCAGAAGTCCTCTGCCCcgcccccctccctgtctctgcAGGGTGTGGCCAATGAGCTGCTCCATCCCGCAGCAGGGGACCAAGCCATGCCCCCGGAAGGCTGGCAGCAATGGAAGCAAAGGGACAATCAGGTAGAACCCGACAGACACCCCTTCACTAAGAACAgagccctgtccagaaacaacctaTCCCCCCAGACACTTGttgagatctgagaggattgaaTAGTTGTTATAAAAATGGTCCTGCTACTATATTACtaatacattttattcatttagcagacactcttatcaagagagacttacaagagcaattaggtttaagtgccttgcccaAGGGCACATTGGTATattttaaccgctaggctatgtatcccccccaaaaatcagATCTATATTGATTGCTTAGTCCTTAACGGATAGGGGTTGTTTCTGAACAGGGCCCATTATAACACCTGACATGGTCATGAATGGGCATGAGTATTGCTCATGGGTGTTCCCCTTTCCTGACAGTCCCCATCTGATCTAGcctttatttttgtatttgtttctGCCAAATGCAGTTAACGAGCGAGCTTTATGAGGCCGACCTGGAGAAGGCACTGATGATGAGTAAACTGGAGTTTGAGCAGCATAAACAGGTACCACGCTGCCCCCATCGCAGCACGCTGTTACTAAACATCTATTTGACAAAAATCTTAACCACGGAGAGAGGGGAGATTAATGAATGTTCCATTTAAGCAAATGCTGTTCTTATAAATTGCCTCCTGTCAGGATGATGACGGCACAGACACTCCCTCTCCCAAGTCCCGAGGAGCGGCAGCAGGGAAGAAGGACAAGAAGAAGAACCAGCAGGGAAAAGACAAGAAGATGACGGTCTCTCTGAAGGACTTCCAGGCGGAGGGGGGTGAGACCACCAGTGGCAAACAGAGAGCTACACTTACGTTAACATTGAACACTGCCCAACGTCATCAATACTGTGCCATCATTGCAGTAGCACTACTTGTTTAGCAATCCACTTCGAGCAGGTGCTGCGTACATAGATATGCTACGTCTCACTGTTTTCTCAGTTGTCCCACTCATCTTATTATTCCGTTTTTTTATGACGTTCATGGGTTGCATGTTTAATCACACTATTGTTTGGAACGTTTGTTTTGAACTGATGCCCGACTGAGCATTCTAGTCAATGCATTGTCAGTGAGTGCTGGTGAAAATTTCATCAAAAGTGCATTACATTGGCTTGGAAATGCAATGAAATTAAAAAGGatgcaaataattagtaggaaaaccttttgtcataATATTGATGTCACCAGATTGCCTTcagtataacgttagctagctaagattgaggggaggccacctgattttagctagctaatgttagcattgctagctatttttgacGAACTTTGCTAGCTGATGACAACATTGCCATCAGTGTAAAGTAAAATTGACATGATAATGttggcaaagttgtttcctattAAATATTTTACTACTTTAGCAATGTTATTGTATTTCCAGGCACTTTTGTGTAATTTAGACGAAACCGTAGACTAGGTTTTTCACCACTTTAGGGCACCACTGCAGCGCAGCAAGTAGAGGGCGGCTTGACAATGTTCATAACAATGGCATGACGTGACGGAGATGCAACCTATGAATACTTGACataaaaataattaattaatactTGACATGTTGTATTCTACTTAAAAAACATGATTCTCCTTTCCAGATCAGAGTAAGAAGCAGGAGAAAGAGGTGAGGGAAAACGTTGTTTTACTCTGTGTTGGGCTTACTATAGTGCTTCGACAGAGTGTAAACCCTGTCATGTGAGGATGAATGTGATGGAATGGTGGTGATATGACGTGAACTGGCGCAaattgtgtagtgtgtgtgtgtgtgatgtcataattcaaattctgAATCCATTGATGACATCACTCTAGGAGCCCAAACCGCCCACACCTCCAGAAGACAAGTTCTTCAACAAGCTTGAGGATGACGTTAGCAAAATCGTACAGCAGGAAAAAAGACGTGAGCAGTTTTCTAACAGCACTGGCCTCGAGGTCACGACTTCAACAGAGCATGAACCGGTAAGGCCGACTGCAAATCTGTTTAGTGTAAAAAATCATTTTCGCAAAACGACCTTTGAGTGACTGCTGGTAAGACCATGGAGGTCAGTGTAACTTATCTCTCAGCCTAACTGTGACTCCCATCACACCTCTCAGGACCCTCGAACTGAGCAGCTAAAGGACGACCTGGAGAAGAAAGACCAAGAAATTGACAAGTTAAAGAAGGTCATTTCACAATGGGAGGTGAGTCATTGTAGGGATACTAGTACTAGGCTTTAATGGAGCATGCCTAAAGACAAAGGACAGAATACTGCCATCAGTCATTTACAGTTGGTGTAAATCTATATGTGCGTATGAATCTATATGGTCCCCATGGGCTCCGCTCCTGATCTCAATCCTCAGGTGAAATACAAAGAAGTGAAAGCTAGAAACTCCCAGCTCCTGAAGATGCTGCAGCAGGGAGAGAGTGAGTACAGCTACTGCACTCCTAATTCAATCTGACTATACTGTAATCCATTACCGATGCATTAGGTAGGCCTTCACGTTCTCATTCACTTATTCTCTCCACAGTGAAGGATAAATCCGAGATCCTACTGCAGGTGGAGGAGCTTCTAAATATCAAAGAGGAGCTGTCttcacaggtgtgtgtgtctctcaaacCTTTCAACTTGCCATGCAAGGCTGAGGACCTCGTTGAATTACCTTTATTTCCCTCTCCAGGTGACATCACTACATGCCTCACTGGAACAAGAGAAGTCTAAAGTGAAAGGTTTACAAACAGATCAGCCAAAACATCACCAGGTAGAACGGAACATTACATACTCATCACACTTGC containing:
- the gkap1 gene encoding G kinase-anchoring protein 1 isoform X1; this encodes MASAMISVHTTASRFALLQVDSDSDSDSESGRTKGGRDSGKARPGKTTGGKSTASNDKKKEKRKKKKEQQQSEANELRNLAFKKLPQKSSAPPPSLSLQGVANELLHPAAGDQAMPPEGWQQWKQRDNQLTSELYEADLEKALMMSKLEFEQHKQDDDGTDTPSPKSRGAAAGKKDKKKNQQGKDKKMTVSLKDFQAEGDQSKKQEKEEPKPPTPPEDKFFNKLEDDVSKIVQQEKRREQFSNSTGLEVTTSTEHEPDPRTEQLKDDLEKKDQEIDKLKKVISQWEVKYKEVKARNSQLLKMLQQGEMKDKSEILLQVEELLNIKEELSSQVTSLHASLEQEKSKVKGLQTDQPKHHQISQEVTPRKITKGNRKGKKGPESDL
- the gkap1 gene encoding G kinase-anchoring protein 1 isoform X3, which gives rise to MASAMISVHTTASRFALLQVDSDSDSDSESGRTKGGRDSGKARPGKTTGGKSTASNDKKKEKRKKKKEQQQSEANEGVANELLHPAAGDQAMPPEGWQQWKQRDNQLTSELYEADLEKALMMSKLEFEQHKQDDDGTDTPSPKSRGAAAGKKDKKKNQQGKDKKMTVSLKDFQAEGDQSKKQEKEEPKPPTPPEDKFFNKLEDDVSKIVQQEKRREQFSNSTGLEVTTSTEHEPDPRTEQLKDDLEKKDQEIDKLKKVISQWEVKYKEVKARNSQLLKMLQQGEMKDKSEILLQVEELLNIKEELSSQVTSLHASLEQEKSKVKGLQTDQPKHHQISQEVTPRKITKGNRKGKKGPESDL
- the gkap1 gene encoding G kinase-anchoring protein 1 isoform X2, whose product is MASAMISVHTTASRFALLQVDSDSDSDSESGRTKGGRDSGKARPGKTTGGKSTASNDKKKEKRKKKKEQQQSEANELRNLAFKKLPQKSSAPPPSLSLQGVANELLHPAAGDQAMPPEGWQQWKQRDNQLTSELYEADLEKALMMSKLEFEQHKQDDDGTDTPSPKSRGAAAGKKDKKKNQQGKDKKMTVSLKDFQAEGDQSKKQEKEEPKPPTPPEDKFFNKLEDDVSKIVQQEKRREQFSNSTGLEVTTSTEHEPDPRTEQLKDDLEKKDQEIDKLKKVISQWEVKYKEVKARNSQLLKMLQQGEMKDKSEILLQVEELLNIKEELSSQVTSLHASLEQEKSKVKGLQTDQPKHHQGNRKGKKGPESDL